A window of Macaca thibetana thibetana isolate TM-01 chromosome 7, ASM2454274v1, whole genome shotgun sequence genomic DNA:
gatcacgccactgcactccagcctgggcgacagagcaagactccatctcaaaaaaaaaaaaaaatttttttttaaattagccaggcatggtggcacacatctatagtcccaactacttgggggctaaggtgggaggatcacttgagcctgggaggtcaagacttaagtaagccgagatcccaccacactccagcctgggaaacagtgagatactgtctcaaaaaaacaacaacaggccagttgtggtggcttatactgtcatcccagcactttgggagactgaggcgggcagatcacctgaggtcaggagttcaagaccaacctggccaacacgatgaaaccccatctctactaaagatacaaaaattagctgggagtgatggcgggtgcctgtaatcccagctactcaggaggccgaggcaggagaatcgcttgaacctcggaggcggaggttgctaagatcgtgccactacactccagcctaggcgacagagcgatactctgtctcaaaaaacacaaaacacaaaacaaaacagaaaacaacaacaaaaaagtggatGTCTGGGCCATCCAGCCTCTTACTCGCAAGCCTGCTTCCTCAGAAGCCGCCTCCCTGCATCTAGTCATATCCACAGAATGTGCTCCTCTTGGTATCCTGGAGTAGCCGAAGCCATTTCTaccagtaaattttttttttaaaaattcccagcTGCCACCATCTCCTCTCATCTCCATTCACAACATGGTAAGAATATCATTTTTGTATCTGACCAAAACCAgtttctgagttttcattttcttaattggcCACCAATAAACAAAGGAGGGACTCGCCTGCCCTTGAACGTGCTCTGCTGTGTGCTCTGCATCTCATAGGGGCCAGCCTTTCTCAGGGAGCCTGGAGGGGGCCAGGGATCCCTTATTCTTCCCAGCTCAGTGACTTTTTCCCATTTTGGAGGCCCttgtcaggcagatcacctgaagggCCACTCTTTTCTGTCCTGTAGAATGGCTCCTGTGTCTCTCTGTTCTCAGAGGGCAACTTGCGAAGAACTGCCAACCCTCCTTTGGTCTTTGCTGGATAGCAGCAGTCTTTGTAAAGATAGGACTCGTCTTTGAGCAGTCCAGTGAAGGGGTTATTGGGCCTGGATTCTACTTAGAGTGACCTCTGTAGTGAGGTTTATCATATTTATGTTATACAGCAGCATAGAAACGACATTctaagggccaggcgcagtggctcatgcctgtaatcccagcactttgggaggccgaggcaggtttatcacaaggtcaggagattgagaccatcctggctaacacggtgaaaccccgtctctactaaaaatacaaaaaattagctggacttggtggcgggcgcctgtagtcccagctgctcgggaggcggaggcaggagaatggcgtgaaccccgaaggcggagcttgcagtgagccgagatcgtgccgctgtactctagcctgggcgacagagtgagactccatctcaaaaaaaaaaaaaagtaatgacatTCTAACCAAAATTGGGGTTGGGAAGAATAAGGTGGTTTTATAGGATATGTTCTTTGATCGTCTTGTTTGTAATACCTGGGAGTTCAAAGACTTGACATTTAAAACAAGATAGCCCCACAAATTAAGTATCATACTTAAAGGCTGccagattttaaagaaatgttttcgTATGTTCATCTAATAGTTTGATGCTgctatttgggttttttgttttttgttttaacatttaagtcttagATCCATTTGGGATTTGTCCATTTCTAGGTCCAGCTTGAATTTTTCCATTTGAAttgaatttttccagttttccctAACTAGTtcttccagcatcatttattgtaTGTTGTATATTTTCTCCATGGATTTAAGAGGCCAACTGTATTGTATGCTAAATTTTCTTAGTCATTATAcagattctcttttctgttctcctGTTCTGTCTATTCATGTGCCGCTTGTATTAAATTCTGAATTTACATATCTATTGAATCGATTTCtggagcttttattttatttggtctgattgtttattaatgttttaattattgagatttcataatgtttttgtttttgtttttgagacggagtcttgctttattgcccaggctgaaatgcagtggcacgatgtcagctcactgcaacatttgcctccagggttcaagcgattcttctgcctcagcctcccgagtaggtgggattacaggcgcctaccaccacacccagctaatttttgtatggtgtttcaccgtgttggccagggtagtctagaactcctgacctcaggtgattcagcttccgaaagtgctgggattacaggcgtgagccactgcacccggcagagATTTCGTAATGTTTTAACATCTGAAAGAGAtaatccctctcccctccaatTTTAGTCAataatcttatctttttttttttttttttgagatagagtctcgctctgtcacccaggctggagtgcagtggcacgatctctgctcactgcagcctccacctcctgggttcaacgattcaatgattctcctgccttagcctcccaggttgctaggattacaggcgtgtgccaccatgcccagctcatttttgtatttttagtagagatggagtttcaccatgatgttggccaggctggtctcaaactcctgaccttgtgatctgcccacctttgcctcccaaagtgctgagattacaggtgtgagccactgctctcggcctctttttttttttttttttttttcccccagagacagagtctcactctgtcacccaggctggagtgcagtggcgtgatcatagcttactgtaacctcaaactcctggcctcaagcaatcctcccacctcaggctcctgagtagctgggactacaggcatgtgccagcacacctggctaattttgttattttttgtagagataaagtcttgctgtattgctcaggctggtcttgaactcctggcctcaagcaatcctctcacctcagccacccaaagtgctggggttgtaGGCAATAATCTTATCtttcttaatgtttatttttacaaacCTCTACTTCAGCTGCATGCTTTACCAATTTTAAATGTGAATTCTTTGAATTCCCAGGTTATTACAGATGAGGCAATCAACGAACATAAGCCACCTTATTTCTCCCAACCCCAGTTTTGGTTAGAATGTCATTTCTACACTGCCGTATAACATTTACAAGCTCTGTAATCACCCTAATTGCCATTGTAGTTTTAGTCTTCATTCTAAAGTTAAATTCATTAGGTGTTCACCCCCCTAACAGTCCATGAATTTGTGTATGTTCAAAGCTGTTTGCCTATAGGTTTATACTTGAAGGACAGTTTTGTTGAAtatagagaaatctttttttttttttttcctgagatagagttgcccaggctggagtgcagtggtgtgatctcagctcactacaacctccgcctcctgggttcaagcaattctcctgcctcagcctctcgagtagctgggattacaggcacgtgccaccacacccagcctgaatatAGAGAAATCTGAAACCAGCTGATTTTCTTTCCCCTTGTAAGTGATTTGATCCTTTTGCTGTTGTCCGCCGGTCTCACTGTTAGCCACCCCGCGTTAGTTTTTGTTGGCCCATGGTATCGCTTTCACAGGTTCTTATATCCTTATAggttatatctttaaatattagtcctttttttttttttttttttgagatggagtctcactttgtcacccaggctggagtgcagtgctgcgatctcagctcactgcaacctccgcctcctgggttcaagtgattctcctgcctcagcctcctgggtggctgggactacaagtgtctgccaccacacccagccaatttttgaatttttttttgtagagacgggatttcaccatattggccaggctagtcgcaaactcctgaccttgtgatccgcccgcctcagcctcccaaagtcctgggattacaggcgtgagccaccacgcctggcctttaaGTATTAGTTctattgagttttcttttttgagaactCCAGTTGTTTACTGATTCTCCTTTTGCCTAActtctctttctatctttttgtttaagatagggtctcactgtgtcacctaggctggagtccagtggtgcaaacatggctcactgcagcctctgcctcctggcctcaagcaatagtcctgccttggcctcttaagtagctgggtctacaagtGTGtgcagccacacctggctaatttttgtattttttgtagagatggggttttgccatgtttcccaagctgtcccaaactgctgggctcaagcgatccacctgtcttggcctcccaaagtgctgggattacagacctgagccaacgcgcccggccctctatcattctttttaatccttttaacCTATTCCTTTGTTTCCATTTCCTGTCATTGCTTTCTCATTTTGGTCCTCTTTTTCCCATTCTCTGCTTTCCAAGATGCCTATTCCCATTGTGCTCCTTTTCCtgttgtcttcatttctctgtgtGATTTTCCCTCCTTTCCTGAGTTCTTCTAGTGTACATTTCATGTCTTTCTGTTGTCTCACCATCCCTTCTTCAAGCTCTACTCTGTGGTATTCCTTTATAAAGGCAGTTgcctcatttaattatttttatggatgGAAATGATCACTTTTCTCAGTAATAGTAATTCctcgggccaggcgcagtggctcaagcctgtaatcccaacactttgggaggccgagtcagttggatcacttgaggtcgggagtttgagaccagcctggccaacatggcaaaattccatctgtattaaaaatacaaaaacaatgagccgggtgggggggcggggtggtggtgtgcacctgtaattctagcaactcaggaggctgagggaggagaatcgcttgaacctgggaggcagaggttgcagtgagctgagattgtgccactgcactccagcctgggcgacagagtgagacttcatcttaaataaataaataaataaataaataaataaataaataaatactgtggATTAATGTGTGTGGGTCAAAggctctttccttctctgctttcCAGAAACAGCTTCCTGCATACATGGCTGCCCTGTGTGATTCCGGTTGCAGCCTCACCTCCTTTGCCTCTCTGAACCAAAGAAGCCTGCCCTACTTACCCCAGTTCCCAAACACAGGAAGTGATTTTCTGCCTGAGCTTTCTGAAATCTGCTCCCTCCCAACCCAGGGCTTTCCATGCTTATTCATTGCACTTCCTTCCTCATTGCTTCTACCCAGTCTGCTGTTTTGGGAAGCCCTGACATATATTTTGGTGTCTGCAAATTTTATCTTCTGAtctcactgaaaataaaattggagTTTTACTTGTTTTCCTTGTTGCTTCCGAGATCATTCGAGAGCTCACCAGTTCtgattttaaaacagcaaaaacagcCTTATTAGCTAATGTTACCTATTGAATTAGTAAAATCAcccaaaaaaaaatgtttttgggcatgttagtttgctaaaaataaatCAGGGCCTTGGCCTGCAGGTTCTTCTAGAGGAGAGATGATAGCAGGGCTCTATGCTCAAAACTTGCCAAAAAACTGTCTtcgggccagacatggtggctcacacctgtaatcctagcactttgggaggccgaggcgggcgaatcacctgaggtgggagttcaagacctgcctgaccaacatggagaaaccctgtctttactaaaaatacaaaattagccaggcgtgatggcacatgcgtgtaatcccagctacttgggaggctaaagcaggagaatcacttgaactagggaagcagaggttgcagtgagccgagatcgcacccctgcactccagcctgggcaacaagagcaaaactctgtctcaaaaaaaaaaaaaaaaagaaaaaaagaaaaaaacaaataaaaaaactgtcttccatgaccaggcgcaatggctcacgcctgtaatcccagcactttgggaggctgagtcgggcggatcacttgaggtcaggagtttgagaccagcctggccaacatggtgaaaccccatctctactgaaaacacaaaaattagccagaaacaATGTGTTGGCatgcgcctggagtcccagctacactactaaggaggctgaggcaggagaattgcttgaacctaggaggtggagcttgcactgagccaggattgcaccactgcactccagcctgggtgaccaagtgagactccatctcagaaaaaaaaaaaaaaaactgtcttgcAGGAAGTTGAGGAAGCACAGAATTCCTGGTCCTGCCAAGTCAGAGTATACCTTGTGCGCCTTGCGCCTGTATTTGTCCTCTAGTGATATGAGGGGTGTGACTAGAGGGCAATTCTATGAACCCACAGATTAGCAGCAGCATGTGTGTCAGTGTAAGCTTAGAGTGTAATTATAtgcctgttttcaattttaaatgtgatcttatggccaggcgtggtggctcatgcctgtcatcccagcactttgggaggccgaagcaggaggatcacttaagcccagcagtttgagactatcctgggcaacatggcaaaaccccatctctacaaaaatacaaaaaaattagctgggtgtggtggcatacacctgtgtaatcccagctacctgcaaggctaaggtgggagggtcacctgagctcaggaagtcaaagctacagtgagctgcgaTCTCGCCAGTGTCCTACTGCCTCAGTGACagattgagaccttgtctcaaaaaaataaaaaataaaaataaatgtgatcttAAATTGACTGAAGGCAAGAGTGGAGCCCAGGTCCTGCCTGAGAGGGGCATGTCCAATTTTATTATGTTTGTATGTGAGGGTTTACATTAACTTACAGAAAATTAATTGAGCATCTAAccttaaataaagtttattagCTTTAATAATAGAAATGTCACTGAGAGTtcgagtgcaatggctcacgcctgtaatcccagccctttaggaggcccaggcgggcagatcacctgaggtcaggagttcgagaccagcctggccaacatagtgaaaccccatctctactaaaaatacaaaaattagccaggcatggtggcaggtgcctatagtcccagctactctggaggctgaggcaggagaattgcttgaacccaggaggctgaggttgcagtgagccaagatctcaccattgcagtccaggctgggtgaccaagtaagactctgtctcaaaaaacagaaagtgcAGCTTTTTTTAGGATTGAGGTCAAGAGGGAAATTTCCTCCTCAGGCTCATCAAGAGGACATTGTATGGTATAAACAATGTCATCAACAACTTCCTGGCAGCATTAATGTTCTCGACAgccattaatttcttttctttctttctttcttttttttattttgagatggagtcttggctctgttgcccaggctggagtgcagtggcgtgatctcggctcaccaaaacatctgcctcccaggttctagcaattcttctgcctcagcctcccaagtagctgggattataggtgcccgccaccatgcccagctaatttttttgtatttttagtagagatagggtttcaccgtgttggtcaggctggtctcagactcctgacctcagataatccacccgccttggcctcccaaagtgctgggatcacaggcgtgagccacaatgcctggtgACAGCCATTAATTTCTAATGACACTTCTTAGAGTGTCAGCCAGGGCTATGAAGCCAACACACTCTTCAGTAAACATGGTTCTGTCGGGGGTCAGAACAGTGTGATCCAGGCTCAGCTCTCTGCTTTGGCCTCATCCTCGGGTGGATTTTACAGTCTCTCATCTAAGGAAGGGGCTGTGTTCTAGCAGTCCTCCCTATTGATTTCTTTTACTCAAATATTTGGGCAGTGGAAGGTTTAACAAGTtcccagaaaatattttgtattaccAATTAAAGATCTGTTCATAAGCTCCCACTGCAGACAAATTTGAGGGCACTTTTAACAATCCAGTTAACTTGCTTCTAGTCATTGGTATAGACACCTAGGGTCCTGATTGCAGGGGCTTTGTCATCTTTCCTGTGTCTTAAATACAAAGTAATGAGGTCATAAACACCAGGTACATGTTATACAAGAAATTATTATGTAAGCTCCTTTTGAAAGGAGACCAAGCTTTAGGGAAATGTCTGTGGTACCAATAAAAAACTCATTGATTCACTCATTACATTGAATCAAGCATCAGGCATTATGGTGAGTATCGGGGTAATTGGGTAGGTACCCTGTTGATGTCCTTTAAAATTCCCACCTGATCTCATTTTCAGATGAAGACATGGGACATGGAACCCAAATCTTTAAGGCTTTGAAATTCTGGGTGATTGCCACAAAGATTATGAGGCCTGACAACCAGTCAGAATGAAataagcctgttttttttttcccttcaacttttaagttcaggggtacgtgtgcaggatgtgcaggtttgctacaaaGGTAAAtgcgtgccatggtggtttgctgcacagatcattccaccacctaggtattaagcccagcatccattagctattcttcctgatgctgtccctccccctcccccacaggccccagtgtgtgttattcccctccatGTGCTCGTGTGTTCTCTtcattcagctcctacttataagagagaacatgcagtgtttggttttctgttcctgtgttagtttgctgaggataatggcttccaatccattcatgtccctgcaaaagacataatctcattcctttttatggctgcatagtattccacagtatgtatgtactacattttcttcatccagtgtatcattgatgggcatttgggttgattctatgtctttgctattgtgaatagtgcagcattgaacatatgtgtgcatgtgtctttataacagaatgatttatattcctttgggtatattaaACCTGATTATTAAAGGCTTTGAGGATTTCCTAGCCTCTTTGTGTTCACTggaagtttaatttttataaatttcccCCTTAGTTTCCTTTTGTCATCATGACAGGGAGTTGAGTAGACAttgtatgtttttcttcattgtttcagATTTTGAGATACAGAGTGAAAATGGGGAGAACTGTAATCAAGACATGTTTGAGAATGAATCACGTGAGATATTCTCTGAAATGCCTGAAGGTGAAAGTGCTCAGCACTCCGATAGGGAAAGTGACTTTGAGAGAGATGATGGCGTCCAGAGGGCCCAGGGACACATCCCAGGCGAGGACCACGGGGAGGTGCTCTCTCAGGACAGGGAAGTTGGCCAGCTCATAGGCCTGCAGGGCACCTACTTGGGGGAGAAGCCCTATGAATGTCCCCAGTGTGGGAAGACCTTCAGCCGGAAATCCCACCTCATCACACACGAGAGGACCCACACAGGAGAGAAATACTACAAATGTGATGAATGTGGAAAAAGCTTTAGTGATGGTTCAAACTTTAGTAGACACCAAACCACTCACACTGGGGAGAAGCCCTACAAATGCAGAGACTGTGGGAAGAGCTTTAGCCGGAGTGCCAACCTCATAACCCACCAGAGGATCCACACGGGGGAGAAGCCCTTCCAGTGTGCCGAGTGTGGCAAGAGCTTCAGCAGGAGTCCCAACCTCATCGCACATCAGCGCACCCACACGGGAGAGAAACCCTACTCGTGCCCTGAGTGCGGAAAGAGCTTTGGCAACCGATCCAGCCTTAACACGCATCAGGGGATCCACACTGGAGAAAAGCCCTACGAATGTAAAGAATGCGGCGAAAGCTTTAGTTACAACTCCAACCTAATCAGACACCAGAGAatccacacaggagagaaaccctataaatgtactGACTGTGGGCAGAGGTTCAGCCAGAGCTCAGCCCTCATCACCCACCGGAGAAcccacacaggagagaaaccctaccAGTGCAGTGAGTGTGGGAAAAGCTTCAGCCGCAGCTCCAACCTGGCCACACACCGGAGAACCCACATGGTGGAGAAGCCCTATAAGTGTGGGGTGTGCGGGAAGAGCTTCAGCCAGAGCTCCAGTCTGATCGCACACCAGGGTATGCACACAGGGGAGAAACCCTACGAGTGCCTGACATGTGGGGAGAGCTTCAGCTGGAGCTCCAACCTCCTCAAGCACCAGAGGATCCACACAGGAGAGAAGCCCTACAAATGCAGCGAGTGTGGGAAATGCTTCAGCCAGCGCTCCCAGCTGGTAGTGCACCAACGGacccaagggggggggggggggggggggggggggggggggggggggggggggggggggggggggggggggggggggggggggggggggggggggggggggggggggggggggggggggggggggggggggggggggggggggggggggggggggggggggggggggggggggggggggggggggggggggggggggggggggggggggggggggggggggggggggggggggggggggggggggggggggggggggggggggggggggggggggggggggggggggggggggggggggggggggggggggggggggggggggggggggggggggggggggggggggggggggggggggggggggggggggggggggggggggggggggggggggggggggggggggggggggggggggggggggggggggggggggggggggggggggggggggggggggggggggggggggggggggggggggggggggggggggggggggggggggggggggggggggggggggggggggggggggggggggggggggggggggggggggggggggggggggggggggggggggggggggggggggggggggggggggggggggggggggggggggggggggggggggggggggggggggggggggggggggggggggggggggggggggggggggggggggggggggggggggggggggggggggggggggggggggggggggggggggggggggggggggggggggggggggggggggggggggggggggggggggggggggggggggggggggggggggggggggggggggggggggggggggggggggggggggggggggggggggggggggggggggggggggggggggggggggggggggggggggggggggggggggggggggggggggggggggggggggggggggggggggggggggggggggggggggggggggggggggggggggggggggggggggggggggggggggggggggggggggggggggggggggggggggggggggggggggggggggggggggggggggggggggggggggggggggggggggggggggggggggggggggggggggggggggggggggggggggggggggggggggggggggggggggggggggggggggggggggggggggggggggggggggggggggggggggggggggggggggggggggggggggggggggggggggggggggggggggggggggggggggggggggggggggggggggggggggggggggggggggggggggggggggggggggggggggggggggggggggggggggggggggggggggggggggggggggggggggggggggggggggggggggggggggggggggggggggggggggggggggggggggggggggggggggggggggggggggggggggggggggggggggggggggggggggggggggggggggggggggggggggggggggggggggggggggggggggggggggggggggggggggggggggggggggggggggggggggggggggggggggggggggggggggggggggggggggggggggggggggggggggggggggggggggggggtcaggCGAGAAGCCCTACAAATGCCTCATGTGCGGCAAGAGCTTCAGCCGGGGCTCCATTCTGGTCATGCACCAGAGAGCCCATTTGGGAGACAAGCCCTACAGGTGCCCTGAGTGTGGGAAAGGCTTTAGTTGGAACTCGGTCCTCATTATACATCAGCGAAtccacactggggagaagccCTACAAATGCCCCGAGTGTGGCAAAGGCTTCAGCAACAGCTCTAACTTTATCACACATCAGAGAACTCACATGAAAGAGAAACTTTATTGAAGTGGCAAAGAGCGAAAGTGAGGGACTGGCCTGGAGTGGGAGTTGCCACACTGCCCCAGCAGTGATTCCCTTTCAAAGAGCCGGGCTTCCTAAACATTCTGTGGGGTTTTGCCAGAATCTTCCCCTTGCTCATCCTCATTTCCAGGACACTGTCATTTTAGTGGTCTGAGTCAAGTCCCATATACATTTAAGAACAGGGCATAGGAGTGGAAGGTCTGGAAAGTTGGGTCTTTTTCCCTTACATTGGGTGACTTGATTGGCCCCCTCTCTCGTGattcctctgtgcctcagtttcctctttggtaaaagggggggggggaaatGTTTCTCCACGTGGAATGGAAGACAGCATGGCTCACAACGTGGGCCAAGTCCTCAGAGAAATACTGGAAATCTTTGGTGTGgttctggttgttttgttgttttgctgcTACATTGTTGGGCTAAGGTGCCTTCACCCCAAGCTGTTAGTGTTCCAGAGCTCCCTGCCCATGCTAGAATCTGCTCTTCTGGCTTTGGTGCCTTGGGCTTTGATTTCAGGTCAAGATGGAGGGGCTTCTCCAGTTCTGAGTCACCCACATGAAGATAAAGCCCCTTTCTATTTCCAGAAAGTGTCAGGAGCACAGAAACATGAGAAAGTACAGCCTGGAGCCAGTGTCCCAGTGTCCTTTCCATTGGTAAGAGTTGGACAGGGCCTGCAGGAGAGGGGTAAACTGAGGACATTTCAGTGTTTGCTTTTGTCTCTGCCTACTGTCCTTTGGTAGCTAGGTCAGCTACCATGGGAACACATTTGTTCTCGTGGGGTTTTGTCCTGGAGAGTGTAGTGAAGTCTGAGAGCCCCAGCTGCCATCCCGTGGTGGATGGTAACTTCTGTCTCATCAAGAGTAAAA
This region includes:
- the ZSCAN2 gene encoding zinc finger and SCAN domain-containing protein 2 isoform X4 produces the protein MMAAEIPRVTTPLSPLVQVPQVEDRQKEEVTTMILEDDSWVQEAVLQEDGPESEPFPQSAGKGSSQEEVTRGPRGALSRLRELCRRWLRPEVHTKEQMLTVLPKEIQAWLQEHRPESSEEAAALVEDLTQTLRDSDFEIQSENGENCNQDMFENESREIFSEMPEGESAQHSDRESDFERDDGVQRAQGHIPGEDHGEVLSQDREVGQLIGLQGTYLGEKPYECPQCGKTFSRKSHLITHERTHTGEKYYKCDECGKSFSDGSNFSRHQTTHTGEKPYKCRDCGKSFSRSANLITHQRIHTGEKPFQCAECGKSFSRSPNLIAHQRTHTGEKPYSCPECGKSFGNRSSLNTHQGIHTGEKPYECKECGESFSYNSNLIRHQRIHTGEKPYKCTDCGQRFSQSSALITHRRTHTGEKPYQCSECGKSFSRSSNLATHRRTHMVEKPYKCGVCGKSFSQSSSLIAHQGMHTGEKPYECLTCGESFSWSSNLLKHQRIHTGEKPYKCSECGKCFSQRSQLVVHQRTRSGEKPYKCLMCGKSFSRGSILVMHQRAHLGDKPYRCPECGKGFSWNSVLIIHQRIHTGEKPYKCPECGKGFSNSSNFITHQRTHMKEKLY